In a genomic window of candidate division KSB1 bacterium:
- the serS gene encoding serine--tRNA ligase — MLDLKFIRENVELVRQAIHNKRERVDLDRLLELDAERRNILAEVEALKARRNKVSETIAVLKKQGQDTSSLIREMGQVADRIKELDARLGELEEDLLQVQVRIPNIPHASVPVGDESANVVIKQWGTIEPFDFQPKTHWELGESLGLLDLARGAKVAGAFFVSFRGLGAKLERALINFMLDLHVNEQGYTEVFPPFVTKRESMFGTGQLPKLEKDMYRIEEDDLFLIPTAEVPVTNLHRDEILDGADLPIYYTAYTPCFRREAGSYGRDTRGLVRIHQFDKVEMVKFVKPETSYDELESLLADAEAVVQRLGLPYRVKVLATGDLSFAAAKCYDIEVWAAGIGKWLEVSSCSNFEAFQARRANIRFRRTKGSKPEYVHTLNGSGLALPRTVIAILENYQTDEGTVVVPEALRPYMGVDVLR, encoded by the coding sequence ATGCTGGACCTGAAATTCATCCGTGAGAACGTGGAGCTTGTGCGTCAGGCGATCCACAACAAGAGGGAAAGGGTCGATTTGGATCGATTGTTGGAGCTGGACGCAGAGCGGCGAAACATACTGGCCGAAGTTGAGGCGCTGAAGGCACGGCGCAACAAGGTTTCGGAAACCATCGCTGTGCTCAAGAAGCAGGGCCAGGACACTTCCTCGCTCATAAGGGAGATGGGACAAGTAGCCGACCGCATCAAAGAACTGGACGCTCGCCTGGGAGAGCTGGAAGAAGACCTCCTCCAGGTCCAAGTCCGTATCCCCAATATCCCCCATGCCAGCGTCCCAGTGGGCGACGAATCGGCCAATGTGGTCATAAAGCAGTGGGGAACCATCGAGCCCTTTGACTTTCAGCCCAAGACCCATTGGGAGCTCGGTGAGAGCCTCGGTCTTCTCGATCTTGCCCGCGGCGCGAAGGTGGCCGGTGCGTTCTTCGTTAGCTTCCGTGGACTTGGGGCGAAACTGGAGCGCGCGCTCATCAACTTCATGCTGGATCTCCACGTCAACGAACAAGGCTACACCGAGGTTTTCCCGCCGTTCGTGACGAAGCGCGAGAGCATGTTCGGCACAGGGCAACTGCCCAAGTTGGAAAAGGACATGTACCGGATCGAAGAGGACGACCTTTTCCTGATCCCCACCGCTGAGGTGCCTGTCACGAACCTCCATCGGGACGAAATCCTGGACGGCGCTGATCTGCCCATCTATTACACGGCCTATACCCCCTGCTTCCGGCGGGAGGCCGGCTCGTACGGCAGGGACACGCGCGGGCTGGTGCGCATTCACCAGTTTGACAAGGTGGAAATGGTGAAATTCGTCAAGCCGGAAACGTCCTACGATGAGCTGGAAAGCCTGCTTGCCGACGCCGAAGCGGTTGTGCAGCGTCTTGGGCTGCCCTACCGAGTGAAGGTGCTCGCCACGGGTGATTTGAGCTTTGCTGCTGCCAAGTGCTACGACATCGAAGTGTGGGCTGCGGGTATCGGCAAGTGGTTGGAGGTTTCTTCGTGCAGCAATTTCGAGGCCTTTCAGGCACGCCGGGCAAATATCCGGTTCCGTCGCACCAAAGGGTCTAAGCCTGAGTATGTGCATACCCTCAATGGCTCTGGTCTGGCGTTGCCGCGGACGGTCATTGCCATCCTGGAAAACTACCAGACAGATGAGGGCACAGTAGTTGTGCCCGAAGCGCTTCGGCCGTATATGGGAGTCGACGTGCTCCGCTGA
- a CDS encoding sodium:solute symporter, with product MEPTGWVSVLPPVVAIALAIWSRQVFISLFVGIWLGWTILSAWNPVAGLVQALEGCVRVFQDPGNAKVILFSAMVGALITFTQYSGGMDGFVNWVSRRGLVNSRRSAGLLAWVLGVVVFVESSICVLISGTVCRPLFDRLRVSREKLAYICDSTSAPKCIMIPLNAWGAFVIGLLTEQRVEDPVRWLVSSMPLNFYAILALLLVLLVVLLGRDIGPMRAAERRVREEGKVLRDGAEPLVSADVTAVSAKPGVPARAVNAILPIGVMVAMMPLGLLITGQGNLMRGSGSTAVFWAVIAAVGVAAVAYRVQGIMTVREITDQFMKGVGGLVPLALLMVFAFAIGAVCRELGTGPFVANIARVWVAPGVVPALLFLAACVVAFSTGTSFGTFAIMIPIAVPMVGPMGLHPGLVLSAVLGGGVFGDHCSPISDTTIISSMAAATDHIDHVNTQLPYALVAAGLATVLYLIVGFATSG from the coding sequence GTGGAACCTACAGGATGGGTCTCTGTACTTCCCCCGGTCGTTGCGATTGCCTTAGCCATTTGGAGTAGGCAGGTGTTCATTTCATTGTTCGTGGGCATCTGGCTAGGATGGACGATTCTGAGCGCGTGGAATCCAGTGGCAGGGCTGGTGCAGGCGTTGGAAGGGTGTGTGCGCGTCTTTCAAGACCCTGGCAATGCCAAGGTTATCCTTTTCAGCGCCATGGTGGGTGCACTAATTACTTTCACTCAGTACTCTGGCGGGATGGATGGATTTGTCAACTGGGTGAGCAGGCGAGGTCTCGTGAACAGTCGGCGGAGTGCCGGGCTCTTGGCGTGGGTGCTGGGAGTCGTGGTTTTTGTTGAGTCGAGCATTTGCGTGCTGATCTCTGGCACGGTGTGTAGACCGTTGTTCGATCGTCTGCGTGTGTCGCGTGAGAAGTTGGCCTACATCTGCGATTCCACTTCTGCCCCCAAGTGCATTATGATTCCGCTGAACGCCTGGGGTGCTTTCGTGATCGGCCTGCTGACCGAGCAGCGGGTGGAAGACCCTGTGCGCTGGCTGGTCTCGTCCATGCCGCTTAACTTTTATGCCATCCTGGCCCTGCTGTTGGTCCTGCTTGTGGTGCTACTGGGCCGTGACATCGGTCCTATGCGCGCAGCCGAGCGACGCGTGCGCGAGGAGGGGAAGGTGCTTCGCGACGGTGCCGAACCTTTGGTCTCCGCCGACGTGACGGCAGTGAGCGCAAAACCCGGCGTGCCTGCGCGAGCTGTCAATGCAATTCTGCCCATTGGGGTTATGGTAGCGATGATGCCGCTCGGCTTGCTGATCACAGGCCAGGGAAACCTGATGCGAGGCTCCGGTTCCACTGCCGTGTTTTGGGCGGTGATTGCCGCGGTTGGCGTCGCGGCGGTGGCCTATCGGGTGCAGGGCATCATGACCGTGCGAGAAATCACCGACCAGTTCATGAAAGGCGTAGGCGGATTAGTGCCATTGGCGCTCCTGATGGTCTTTGCCTTTGCGATAGGGGCGGTGTGTCGCGAGCTGGGCACAGGTCCGTTTGTGGCGAATATCGCCAGAGTGTGGGTTGCCCCTGGGGTCGTGCCCGCGCTCCTTTTTCTGGCTGCATGTGTGGTCGCCTTCTCCACTGGCACCTCTTTCGGCACATTTGCTATCATGATTCCCATTGCCGTACCGATGGTGGGGCCCATGGGGCTGCATCCCGGCCTGGTGCTCTCGGCCGTGCTGGGCGGAGGCGTGTTTGGCGACCACTGCTCGCCCATATCCGACACCACCATCATATCTTCGATGGCAGCGGCCACAGACCACATAGACCACGTGAATACGCAGCTCCCCTATGCCCTTGTGGCCGCAGGCCTTGCCACGGTCCTTTATCTGATTGTTGGCTTTGCAACCAGCGGGTGA
- a CDS encoding metallophosphatase family protein, which yields MRIGLIADTHGQLHPSVGKHFAGVELILHAGDIGSPKVLEELAAIAPVQAVAGNMDRPPLSTSHPKYRFLELQAVSILLVHRAPSRVELDDLARTWRRRPRVVVHGHTHCPRQEWRSGILFVNPGPAGGRGDTFSVAILTLQEDDAPSVVFCDL from the coding sequence ATGAGAATCGGGCTCATAGCCGACACCCACGGCCAGCTTCACCCTTCGGTGGGAAAACACTTTGCTGGGGTGGAACTGATCCTGCATGCCGGCGACATCGGCTCGCCAAAGGTGCTGGAGGAGCTGGCGGCGATTGCACCCGTGCAGGCGGTCGCGGGAAACATGGACCGTCCGCCGTTAAGCACCTCCCATCCGAAGTATCGATTCCTCGAGCTCCAGGCGGTGTCGATCCTCTTGGTCCACCGGGCTCCGTCTCGAGTTGAACTGGACGACCTTGCAAGGACTTGGCGGAGGCGACCGAGGGTTGTGGTGCACGGGCACACGCACTGTCCACGCCAGGAATGGCGATCCGGGATTCTGTTCGTAAACCCCGGTCCGGCCGGCGGTCGCGGCGATACGTTCTCCGTCGCTATCCTCACACTCCAAGAAGATGATGCTCCTTCGGTTGTCTTTTGCGACTTGTAA
- a CDS encoding SLBB domain-containing protein, protein MGDSSPGNKVGVAVLCGFLLWWGLFLVASAQERERLLEQLFPRTGKAQLAGETTVALEEPVDPKTYIVGPSDRITVSIWGSPSVSYELTVTPEGTLLVPTVGEIQVAELTLAEVKDRTIAEVRKKYVAGQITVTLTQPRSVVVTVAGLVIKQGSYTLLATERVDKAISLANAAMDTVREERERQRAMLQKASTRNILLRRRDGTIHRVDLARFYATRNASTNPYLLNGDVILVPRRDLTKDFVSIYGGVTAPGEYEFVEGDRLTDLFLISHGLTPLADSSYVEISRLDSTGNRMINWVVDGKAVLAGQAEDLLLQRGDRVFVRERTQERRNFVVEVQGEVRYPGVYPITKESTRLSQVIRSAGGFTEHAFLPGAEIIRTSVSEKEVDLERLLSSRGYITPVDSAYYNTETSIRLRREVVAVDFERLFVHGDSTQDVTLHAWDVIRVPARKKTVYVFGQVVSPGHVPYEEGKGYEYYIRKAGGYAKRARKGDVKIIKGRTKQWLDVGKTVVEEGDNIWVPMKPHRDFAYYMNLYGQVSSAVSVIVGIGVLIMQASK, encoded by the coding sequence ATGGGTGATTCTTCGCCTGGGAACAAGGTAGGTGTTGCTGTGCTCTGTGGGTTTCTCCTCTGGTGGGGGCTTTTTCTTGTCGCCTCGGCACAGGAGCGGGAGCGGCTGCTGGAACAACTCTTTCCTCGCACCGGCAAGGCCCAGCTCGCCGGTGAGACCACGGTGGCGCTTGAGGAACCGGTCGATCCGAAAACCTACATTGTGGGGCCATCGGACCGAATCACAGTCTCCATCTGGGGTAGCCCATCGGTCAGCTATGAGCTCACGGTCACACCCGAAGGGACGCTGCTGGTCCCTACGGTGGGTGAGATTCAAGTGGCGGAGCTTACCTTAGCTGAGGTTAAAGATCGTACGATAGCAGAGGTGCGCAAAAAGTACGTGGCCGGGCAGATCACAGTCACGCTGACGCAACCCCGGTCGGTGGTGGTAACAGTCGCTGGTCTGGTTATCAAGCAAGGCTCCTACACTCTACTGGCCACCGAGCGGGTGGACAAGGCGATCTCATTGGCAAACGCGGCCATGGACACGGTGCGGGAGGAGCGGGAGCGGCAACGCGCAATGCTGCAGAAGGCTTCGACGCGCAACATCCTCCTGCGGCGGCGTGACGGCACAATCCATCGGGTGGACTTGGCTCGCTTTTATGCGACACGAAACGCCAGCACAAACCCCTATCTGCTCAACGGCGATGTGATTCTGGTGCCGCGCAGGGACTTGACAAAGGACTTTGTGAGCATCTACGGCGGCGTGACCGCACCGGGGGAATATGAGTTCGTGGAAGGTGATCGTCTGACCGATCTCTTTCTCATCAGCCATGGCCTCACGCCACTTGCTGACTCCAGCTACGTTGAGATTTCCCGTCTCGATAGCACGGGCAATCGGATGATCAACTGGGTCGTGGATGGTAAGGCCGTGCTCGCAGGGCAAGCAGAGGACTTGCTTTTACAGCGGGGCGACAGAGTCTTTGTGCGCGAGAGGACACAGGAGCGACGCAATTTTGTCGTTGAAGTTCAGGGAGAGGTCCGCTACCCGGGGGTCTATCCGATCACCAAAGAGAGCACCAGGCTTTCCCAAGTCATCCGCAGTGCAGGAGGTTTCACCGAACATGCTTTCTTGCCTGGGGCGGAGATCATTCGTACTTCGGTATCGGAGAAAGAGGTGGATCTTGAGCGTCTCCTCAGCTCGCGTGGTTACATCACACCCGTGGATAGCGCCTATTACAATACTGAGACGAGCATTCGCCTGCGGCGGGAGGTGGTGGCCGTAGACTTTGAACGCCTTTTCGTGCACGGGGACTCCACGCAAGACGTTACCCTCCATGCGTGGGACGTGATTCGTGTTCCGGCGAGAAAGAAAACCGTGTACGTATTTGGTCAGGTTGTGAGCCCTGGACATGTGCCCTACGAGGAGGGCAAAGGTTATGAGTACTACATCCGCAAGGCCGGCGGGTACGCTAAACGGGCGCGCAAAGGCGATGTGAAGATCATCAAGGGTAGGACCAAGCAGTGGCTTGACGTGGGCAAGACGGTAGTGGAAGAGGGGGATAACATCTGGGTCCCGATGAAGCCTCATCGTGATTTTGCCTACTACATGAACCTTTACGGACAGGTGTCAAGCGCGGTAAGCGTGATCGTGGGCATTGGCGTGCTGATCATGCAAGCCTCAAAGTGA
- a CDS encoding Wzz/FepE/Etk N-terminal domain-containing protein codes for MAPQRPRRDEEGDGQFRSSSLFDYLYVLFKRRRFILLTVLTVAVVTALVSLFLPNWYAARASLLPPKRPGGIAGMLEGGLSSLMKNLSGLSRGLGGSEEAYSYLAILQSRTAMEAVVQKFDLVKVYKIKDGSVEKAVRKLSRNAEFDIGSEGNINITVYDRDRQRAADMANYFIEVLNEISVRLGTQEARNNREFVEKRYHENLRDLRLAEDSLKAFQQRYGIYALSEQTEAAIKGAAELKGEVTAKEIALRIAERSLGTDNPETQALRLQVAEMNRKLREMKFGTDDWFSGRSLNLFVPFKDVPELGMEYIRRYREFEIQNKLMEFLLPLYEQAKLEEQKEMPVVLVLDRAVPPERKAKPRRSLLVIIFTALAALFATSAAFVAEIYEREKEHNPRVAALAEAIPGRRAYQHVVRSVKRFPLLQGKHRG; via the coding sequence ATGGCACCGCAAAGACCAAGACGTGACGAGGAAGGGGACGGTCAGTTTCGTTCCTCCTCTCTGTTTGACTACTTGTACGTCCTTTTCAAACGACGGCGGTTCATACTCCTGACCGTTCTCACGGTTGCAGTGGTGACGGCTTTGGTGAGTCTGTTCCTGCCAAACTGGTACGCGGCAAGGGCCTCCCTACTTCCCCCCAAGCGACCTGGCGGAATTGCCGGCATGCTGGAAGGCGGCCTCTCTTCTCTCATGAAGAACCTGTCCGGCCTTAGCCGAGGCCTTGGCGGGTCAGAAGAGGCTTATAGCTACCTGGCCATTCTCCAGAGCCGCACGGCGATGGAAGCGGTCGTGCAGAAGTTTGACCTGGTAAAGGTGTACAAGATCAAGGACGGTTCCGTTGAGAAAGCCGTGCGCAAGCTCAGCAGGAACGCGGAGTTTGACATAGGCAGTGAGGGGAACATCAACATCACGGTGTACGACCGGGACCGGCAGCGCGCCGCGGACATGGCCAACTACTTCATCGAGGTGCTGAATGAAATCAGCGTACGTCTCGGCACCCAGGAGGCGCGCAACAACCGAGAATTCGTGGAGAAGCGCTACCACGAAAACCTGCGCGACCTGCGACTGGCTGAGGACAGTCTGAAGGCGTTTCAGCAACGCTACGGCATCTACGCCCTGAGCGAGCAGACGGAGGCAGCAATCAAGGGGGCGGCGGAGCTCAAGGGCGAGGTCACAGCAAAAGAGATTGCCCTGCGTATCGCCGAACGGAGCCTTGGAACCGACAACCCGGAAACGCAAGCGCTACGCCTCCAGGTGGCGGAGATGAACCGCAAGCTTCGCGAGATGAAGTTCGGGACGGATGATTGGTTTTCGGGCCGGTCTCTCAACTTGTTTGTTCCCTTCAAGGACGTCCCAGAGTTGGGGATGGAGTACATCCGGCGGTACAGAGAGTTTGAGATTCAGAACAAGCTGATGGAATTTCTGCTGCCGTTGTACGAGCAGGCCAAGCTTGAAGAGCAGAAGGAAATGCCTGTGGTGCTTGTGCTGGACCGCGCGGTGCCACCGGAGCGGAAAGCCAAGCCGCGGCGGAGTCTGTTGGTAATCATCTTCACCGCTCTGGCGGCGCTCTTTGCTACCTCGGCAGCATTCGTGGCGGAGATATACGAGCGCGAAAAGGAGCACAATCCCAGGGTGGCTGCCCTGGCCGAGGCCATACCCGGCAGACGGGCATACCAGCACGTCGTCCGCTCCGTCAAGAGGTTTCCTCTCCTGCAGGGGAAGCATAGGGGGTAA
- a CDS encoding methyltransferase domain-containing protein, whose amino-acid sequence MPAQTRTCRICGNRAEHLTFLVPEMMFGLGESFSYFQCVHCKSLQLESPPPDSTRYYPQAYYSITQEPVSTGGNLLRRFALERRDRYALYNRGLLGRILYGRFPSEGLRSLSGVKGLHRGTRILDVGCGTGALLYRLRERGFQHLMGIDPWLREDICYPNGLTVRRQSLGEVEGVWDVVMFHHSFEHIAEPEETLRQVSRLASPGGTCLLRMPVVPCYAWEHYGVNWVQIDAPRHLFVLSPLAIRLLAERTGWRLERITFDSSDFQFWASEQYARGIPLTAPNSYAVNPRASIFTKRQIRAFRRKAKRLNAEGRGDSAAFYLVRLGGGEAA is encoded by the coding sequence GTGCCGGCTCAAACACGCACCTGCAGAATCTGTGGCAATCGTGCGGAGCATCTGACCTTCCTCGTGCCAGAGATGATGTTTGGCCTTGGGGAGAGCTTTTCTTATTTCCAGTGCGTACATTGTAAATCCCTACAGCTGGAAAGCCCCCCTCCAGACAGTACCCGATACTACCCCCAAGCGTACTACAGCATCACCCAGGAGCCGGTCTCTACCGGTGGCAACCTTTTGCGGCGTTTCGCCCTCGAGCGTCGGGACCGCTATGCGCTCTACAATCGTGGCCTGCTCGGCAGGATCCTGTATGGAAGGTTCCCCAGCGAGGGGCTACGCAGTCTTTCCGGGGTGAAGGGGTTGCACAGAGGCACGCGCATCCTGGATGTGGGGTGCGGTACCGGCGCGCTCCTTTACCGTCTGCGAGAGCGTGGCTTTCAGCACCTCATGGGCATCGATCCCTGGTTGCGGGAGGACATTTGCTATCCCAATGGCCTCACCGTGCGGCGCCAAAGCTTGGGGGAGGTGGAAGGCGTCTGGGATGTGGTCATGTTTCACCACTCCTTCGAGCATATCGCCGAGCCGGAGGAGACACTGCGCCAGGTCAGTAGGCTCGCATCCCCCGGCGGTACCTGCCTGTTGCGCATGCCTGTTGTCCCTTGCTACGCCTGGGAGCATTACGGGGTCAATTGGGTGCAGATCGACGCACCACGTCATCTGTTCGTCCTCTCGCCTCTGGCAATTCGCCTGTTAGCAGAGAGGACGGGATGGAGACTGGAGCGAATCACCTTTGACTCCAGCGATTTTCAGTTTTGGGCCAGCGAGCAGTATGCACGAGGTATCCCGCTCACTGCTCCGAATTCTTACGCGGTGAATCCACGAGCGTCGATATTCACCAAGCGGCAGATCCGTGCCTTCCGTCGGAAGGCGAAGAGGCTCAATGCTGAGGGACGGGGGGATTCGGCAGCCTTCTACCTGGTGCGTCTCGGTGGGGGGGAGGCAGCGTGA
- a CDS encoding oligosaccharide repeat unit polymerase, which translates to MEPVPLLMLACGLSGILVSRALLGRWFNHLALYSLIWGVGMAAYALRLINYKPMSGEVWLIVCYGWAAFAAGACLIPLGRAALGIVPEDRVEGVPRSVARLELRLLAISIVLLSLIGLIGALQHWSVLISRFGSVAMVIVRGNLIYRMRVSDELPGMIPYVDSFALAAAFLAGVYSARSGRIRPIALLPLLVIIVGDIALVGRAKMLNAIVLFLSAYFVGRLGSGTMGLRLPVARWKRVVGLLLVVALFLAAAEFVRGFRGTFERFRGASRRLSKLERNILITPSLYMYISSHPAVLNAYWKAGGEHPFPGSNTFAPVFRILARFGLADDVPDYQKFYPIPFPSNTATYLRELHADFGLTGVLVGPYLLGLLCTVLWFKVRRQPKTTTLAWLAHLYVVVAFSYLYQATRAGYWVISLGLSLLVGAVIDRLCLRYAARTA; encoded by the coding sequence ATGGAACCGGTGCCCTTGCTGATGCTGGCGTGCGGCCTAAGCGGCATTCTGGTGAGTCGGGCCCTTCTCGGCAGGTGGTTCAATCACTTGGCACTCTATTCGCTCATTTGGGGCGTGGGGATGGCTGCCTATGCGCTGCGGCTCATCAACTACAAACCCATGAGTGGGGAGGTTTGGCTGATCGTCTGTTATGGATGGGCCGCTTTTGCCGCAGGAGCCTGTCTTATTCCCTTGGGGCGCGCGGCCCTCGGTATTGTGCCCGAAGACAGGGTGGAAGGGGTGCCACGTTCGGTGGCCAGGCTCGAACTACGGCTCCTCGCCATCAGCATCGTCCTGCTTTCCCTGATCGGGCTCATAGGGGCATTACAACACTGGTCAGTACTCATCTCGCGCTTCGGGAGCGTTGCCATGGTTATCGTCCGGGGCAACCTCATCTACCGAATGCGGGTGAGCGACGAACTGCCGGGAATGATCCCCTATGTGGATTCCTTTGCCCTTGCCGCAGCATTCCTGGCGGGAGTCTACAGCGCGCGAAGTGGCAGGATTCGCCCCATCGCTCTCCTTCCGCTTTTAGTGATCATTGTCGGCGACATCGCCCTGGTTGGTCGGGCGAAGATGCTCAACGCGATCGTGCTATTCTTGAGCGCCTATTTTGTCGGCAGGTTGGGCTCCGGTACTATGGGGCTGCGGCTCCCAGTGGCACGCTGGAAAAGGGTAGTGGGACTGCTGCTGGTGGTGGCGTTGTTCCTTGCCGCCGCAGAGTTCGTGCGCGGCTTCCGTGGCACCTTTGAGCGGTTCCGTGGGGCGTCAAGGAGGCTCAGCAAACTGGAACGTAATATCCTGATCACTCCTTCGCTCTACATGTACATCAGTTCGCATCCGGCGGTCCTCAATGCATACTGGAAGGCCGGAGGTGAACACCCCTTTCCCGGTTCCAACACCTTCGCGCCGGTGTTCCGCATCCTGGCGCGCTTCGGCCTGGCAGATGACGTGCCGGATTATCAAAAGTTCTACCCCATCCCATTTCCTTCGAACACTGCCACCTACTTGAGGGAACTGCACGCAGATTTTGGCTTGACAGGTGTGCTTGTCGGACCGTACCTCCTGGGTTTGCTGTGCACGGTCCTCTGGTTCAAGGTGAGGAGGCAGCCGAAGACCACAACCCTGGCCTGGCTGGCGCACCTGTACGTGGTGGTGGCGTTTTCGTACCTTTACCAGGCCACCAGGGCGGGATACTGGGTTATTAGCCTGGGGCTTTCTCTGCTCGTGGGTGCCGTTATTGACCGGTTGTGTCTTCGCTATGCCGCGCGCACAGCATGA
- a CDS encoding glycosyltransferase family 2 protein gives MAIDLSVIIPNYNTRGLLEGCLRSIFATCARLHVEVVVVDNASTDGSAAMVQSRFPQVRLVQNSQNVGFARAVNHGLNLASGEFLLLLNSDTEVKPGALEYCVEFLVRRPRAGAVGCRLVNPDGSLQPSCESFMSFAGIVWEAVFLDKLFPGSRLFGRMHLTYFTYDREEQVDYVKGAFLMTRRQTLEDVGLLDERFFFYGEEMDWCYRARRKGWEVWFTPGATVVHYGGGSGDPVAPEIFVQLHKSRFLFYQKHHPPLSSVIARVVLAAGSLVRVAAWGLAGLARPRAWRVCWKKAAAFWAAFTWYIGCRRGQGND, from the coding sequence ATGGCCATTGACCTCTCTGTAATCATTCCAAACTACAACACGCGTGGGTTGCTTGAGGGCTGCTTGCGCTCCATTTTCGCCACATGCGCAAGGTTGCACGTTGAGGTGGTCGTGGTCGACAATGCCTCCACGGACGGCAGCGCGGCGATGGTACAGTCGCGGTTTCCCCAAGTGCGGCTTGTGCAAAACAGCCAGAATGTGGGTTTTGCGCGGGCGGTAAACCATGGACTAAACCTTGCCAGCGGGGAGTTCCTCCTTCTTCTGAATTCGGACACCGAAGTTAAGCCTGGTGCCCTGGAGTACTGTGTGGAGTTTCTTGTCAGACGTCCAAGGGCCGGCGCTGTCGGGTGCCGGCTTGTCAACCCGGACGGGTCGTTGCAACCGTCCTGCGAGAGTTTCATGAGCTTCGCTGGCATTGTGTGGGAGGCGGTATTCCTGGATAAGCTTTTCCCCGGCAGCAGGCTATTCGGCCGGATGCATCTCACCTACTTCACTTACGACCGCGAGGAGCAGGTTGATTACGTAAAAGGCGCGTTCTTGATGACGCGGCGGCAGACTTTGGAGGACGTAGGGCTGTTGGATGAGCGTTTCTTCTTCTATGGAGAAGAGATGGATTGGTGTTACCGCGCACGGCGCAAAGGATGGGAGGTCTGGTTCACACCAGGCGCCACGGTCGTGCACTACGGCGGCGGCAGCGGTGACCCGGTAGCGCCGGAAATCTTTGTCCAGCTGCACAAGAGTCGCTTCTTGTTCTACCAGAAGCACCATCCTCCGTTGAGCAGCGTCATTGCGCGAGTGGTATTGGCTGCTGGCTCGCTAGTGCGCGTGGCAGCCTGGGGCCTGGCGGGGCTTGCCCGGCCCCGCGCGTGGCGGGTGTGCTGGAAAAAGGCCGCCGCTTTCTGGGCCGCCTTCACGTGGTACATTGGATGCAGAAGAGGACAGGGCAATGACTGA
- the wecB gene encoding UDP-N-acetylglucosamine 2-epimerase (non-hydrolyzing), producing the protein MTEAAGPLRVMVIFGTRPEVIKLAPVIAALREHPSYFATTVVVTAQHRSMMDQMLEVFGIQPDRDLNIMEENQSLARVTCNALQRLDGVLAEYAPQVIIVQGDTTTTFVAALCGYYHKVAVAHVEAGLRTGRKYSPFPEEINRRLTSALAELHFAPTPLAKENLLREGVEPENIFVTGNTVVDAVQSIVAEPPHFRDARLAALMQNGLRTVAITAHRRENWGPALENIAEAVLRLASLCEDVQFVFPVHLNPNVRAVFKRRLRGHPRIHLLEPLDYRSFVHLLGRSVLILTDSGGIQEEAPSLRKPVLVMREVTERPEGLASGWLKLVGCDVERIVSEAQRLLADSALYSLAISAPNPYGDGKAAQRIIEALCFHFGLSDRRPEEFQPGA; encoded by the coding sequence ATGACTGAGGCTGCAGGACCTCTCAGGGTAATGGTCATCTTTGGCACGAGGCCGGAGGTCATCAAACTGGCGCCGGTCATCGCCGCGCTGCGTGAGCACCCCTCTTATTTCGCCACCACGGTGGTGGTCACAGCCCAGCATCGCTCGATGATGGATCAAATGCTCGAGGTGTTCGGCATTCAGCCCGACAGGGACTTGAACATCATGGAGGAGAACCAGAGCCTGGCGCGGGTCACTTGCAACGCCCTGCAGCGCTTGGATGGGGTGCTCGCTGAGTACGCACCGCAGGTGATCATCGTGCAAGGGGACACGACAACCACCTTCGTGGCGGCGCTGTGCGGCTATTATCACAAAGTTGCGGTGGCTCATGTGGAAGCCGGACTCCGCACAGGGCGGAAGTACAGTCCCTTTCCAGAAGAGATCAACCGTCGGCTCACTTCCGCGCTGGCCGAGCTCCACTTTGCGCCCACGCCTCTGGCCAAGGAGAACCTGTTGCGAGAGGGTGTGGAGCCGGAAAACATCTTTGTCACTGGCAATACGGTGGTCGATGCGGTGCAATCGATCGTGGCTGAGCCTCCCCATTTTCGTGACGCACGCCTTGCCGCGCTCATGCAAAACGGCCTGAGAACGGTGGCGATCACGGCACACCGTCGAGAGAACTGGGGACCAGCCTTGGAGAACATCGCCGAGGCGGTGTTGCGTCTCGCCTCGCTTTGTGAGGACGTGCAGTTTGTCTTCCCCGTGCACCTGAATCCAAACGTACGAGCCGTATTCAAGAGGCGACTGCGGGGGCATCCGCGAATCCATCTTCTGGAACCTTTGGACTACCGTTCCTTCGTCCATCTTTTGGGACGTTCGGTGTTGATCCTCACCGATTCCGGTGGCATTCAAGAAGAGGCGCCTTCTCTGCGCAAGCCGGTGTTGGTGATGCGGGAGGTGACCGAGCGGCCGGAAGGGCTTGCGAGCGGCTGGTTGAAGCTGGTGGGGTGTGATGTGGAGCGCATCGTTTCTGAAGCACAACGACTTTTGGCGGACTCCGCACTCTACAGCCTGGCCATATCCGCACCAAATCCGTACGGTGATGGCAAGGCGGCGCAGCGTATCATCGAGGCGCTTTGCTTCCATTTTGGGCTGAGCGATCGGCGCCCTGAGGAGTTCCAGCCGGGAGCCTGA